The genomic region ATATGATTAGTTATCGTACGCGGCGACATGTCACTATTGTGGAAACAGGAACATGCAATGGCATAATTTCTGCTGATGTTGTTAAACAACTGACGTAGGCGGGGTTATTAGCGCGTCGTCTGAATTTGTGTCTCTTGTATTTTTAAAGAAGGTTCTCTTTCTAAGAATCCTTACTGTTAAAGTCCCAATgcatgtttgctgatgaatttcggaaattaaacttccgaagtagattAAATCTTTCTCATTCTAAATGCACACTGACCAGGTGgttttaatggagaaaagctgtcgaaATCGAACGAAAGAAATTTAtattctgttgcccttatggcgcgagcgatttaccgtaaaatcactgcgactgcgtatgtcagcatgttcattacacaaatgtaaacgaAATAGTGTACACATTCGGCCCGATCAAAAATTTAATGCAGCCCTATCATCCACCTAttacaattccacggaggaaacgtctgaaaacacctgtttattcattgcaatggaaggaaatgacaccatttcgcaagctacatcggtaataCCGAGAGAAACTTATTATTCAAGAGAACGGCTCTAtgacaggctagccacgaaattGAAAGAAGTCCTAGGCCTCACGGTtgttacaaacaaaataaaatgattggcgcatgatctgttgggcggggcttgcaaattgtGATTGAAGTTGGCAAAATCAAAGGACTCATAAAAAAATTcgcgaattttattcagttcaAAATTTTTAACCTCAgataaatcaattaaaaagtgaatattgatatgaaaattgcatagaacgttgtcattttcactgagaatttagtgcagtaagctggaaaagGTCCAAGGTTCAATTTGGTAGACAAGTACTGAGAATTTAAGCAATGGAATGCAAAATCCATATTTTGCACATTATCGTTGTTCAGATGAATCATATAACGACGGACTGACGTCTCGATGTTAATGTTCTAATTCCAGGCTCAGTAACGCCGATGATATGCATTTACGTGTAACCGAGCTCCAATTTACAAGGAAAGTGATACGATTCCTTAGAAGGTGGCGTACGTTTTGGTAGTATATCATCTTTTGTCGTAGCACATGTCCAAATATCGTTTATTGGATAGATGACTTTTGGGTTTCATAGAGGTTCACAGAATGGAAACAAGATGTGATATCGTGCGTTCCACTCACAGCAACGATGGGACATTTAAAAGTCCCATGTGTGTATACCTTCAAAATACCGCTACCATGTAACGCGTCAAATGCTATTAAAATATGGCAAAGATGAATTTCTGGGACTCTACGAAATCTACATAATGTTAACAAAGTCTTGTCATTTTTTGTTTCCTCCATGGCGATGTAAATATTTCTGTTACTATTAGATTCCGCGGCATGCGGATGCAGTGCAGGTCCCCCTGCATGTGGCTTCTGTTTCGACGATGCGGGCGGTGGTACATGTCAATGCGAGAACTCAGCAGCACCGAACTGTGCTGATCCCGaccctgaaggcgaatgtcggGGTAAGTATACAGTCCTATCTATTGTTGAAGGATGACCTTTAGGCACAACGTTGACATCCTTCTTATTAACCAAGACCATTACAAagtactactactgctactaatactactactactactactaacacTACTACTTTGAATTTCTTGCAATGACCCTTCCATGAAACTGAAGCACATTAATTAAAGTGGCTGGCCTACTTAGTCTAACGCAAATTAGGAAACTTTCACAGATTCAACACAAAGTAAATTAGGGTAATATTGGGGTTATAGGGACTTATTGTTTACAATAAGTTACAAACCGTCAGGGACAAATGCTGTTGATTGTCATCCAagggtgtgtatatatatatatatatgtatataaaaaacatataaatatatatatatatatatatatatatatatatatatatatatatatataatcctgtctgtttaaagtatctcATTCGAGATCCTGCTTTATGGTACACAAAGCTTTTGAGTTtcattcttctttatttttatccTTCGTCTTTGAACAAAATAGTCGCAATACCACGTATCGATGCCTGCTGCTTGGTTAAAAACCCTCTTGCACTGCGACGAAGTGGAGGTGATGTATGTGTGGTGGGTGTTACGACATTAGCAGGAACCATCGATGTTGACAGAGCGGCGCGTACAGGACGATGGCTTAAACTCCccatacatactgtaaagaGCAATGCTGTCTCGTCTCCTTATTATGATGGTTTCTCTGCGGCGGTGCCACCTAAAGCAAGAGGGAGACGCTTCGGGGTTTACCGAGCTTATTTTGATCCAGATGATGACAGTAAACTGGAAGAGTGGATACCATGCATTGCAACCGAAAACAGTGGTATGTGTTATAATAATTTACGTTCAAGTTGCTATGTTGTTCCTGTAAAAATAAAGgaatgtatcatatatatatatatatgccaatgGTTTCCCAGTCAATGAAATGGTCATATTTTTGTAGATGTTTGCGTGAGCTGTTATCCACCTTTATCCCTATCAGAACTAGGACTTGTTTGTCTCGATACTTTCGGGACTTTGACGATATTATTATAAACCACGACtacaatggggagggggaagggcaagtgggggaggtggggaaaGGCCAATGCTAATCTAACCCCTCGGTTCTAACCCTTCCCGCACTCCTTTTCGTCAGGTATATCGGTCAGGGGTATAAAAGTGGGGAGAGGGGGCGAACAGTTTGGAAGCAAAAATGCACCTGTAAAAAGTGTACTTCACGGGATATTTAGGATGTTACTGACCACGttctacccccacccctccctccttcaCCCTCACATCCACACCCACGAGTCAGAAGTGGACCAAACTTTTATTTATGAAGAAGAAAtgcatgaaattaaaaatagtgACAAACCTTTAATGccatgtatcatatatatatatatatatatatatatatatatatatatatatatatatatatatatataatacatggcATTAAAGGTTTGTGATAAATTGTCAATAagcaaaattcataaatttgctCTCAGTATCcgttgttattttttgtttgttttcttccttgAAGGATTCGTCAACACACTTCATACATACACCATAAGTCAAAACACAAGCGTATCCCTCGGAGCTGAGTTATCCACAAACCTGGTTAGATTTGAACCATCTCTCAGATGGCGTTGCACAACCTTCGGCGGACATGTTCCAAACGATCCTGTGCCAGTCCCATCATGCGATGGGAAGCTATACTGTCCAGTGTCTGGTAGCGAACAATCCGATAGTATCTATGAAGTTTATCGTCCAGGGAGAGAGAAGCGGACATGGCATCCACTCTTTTATCTCTTTGTTAGAAGTAAGTTCCTACAAAATGTTGGTATGTTATGGTTTCTGATATTCTTATTGACCCCTTCCCAACACCAACCCATCCCCTGCCTGGCCCTTTCCCACCGACCTTACGCCCAGGAGGATAAACAATGGCTGGATATTTGTCACCAAGGTGGATACGTCATATAAGCACAGCCGTTTTTCATACAGTTAAAGCCTACGACTTTTTAAGCTTCCGTGAGAAAACAGCCAAGACCCACCCATCTACAGAGTGCAGCGCTATAATGATTGATCAGGTCCACACATATTGTGTGCTATATACTACTTGTCGTTGTTAGAGTTAAATGTTCACCAATACCACAAAACGCCCTTCTCATTTATATCCATACAGGTTGTAATGATGGATTGTTTGGTGCTGACTGTGCTCTCACATGTGGCACGTGTGTAAATGGTGTTTGTGATGACGTCAACGGACTTTGTAATTGCTACCCAGGATTTACTGGAGATACATGCGAGGATGGTAAGAGCCGCGTATTCAAATTTGATAATAATGTTGTAATAACCAAACATTAGAATGCTGTGCGCTATTTTTATCCTTCGAGTATCTTTTagctcagtggcgtaggaagttacttttgagtggggggggggggctgaagactgatggccggcgtgggggaggggtgtaaggggagggggtgtcccccttttTTGCAtatccaggtggcctcagatgcaatttggtgcaatatagcacacttcaacacccactccattttgttaacttaattttgtattttcacctggccttagatgcaatttggtgctccaaatgagatttttttctcatttggaaatgaaaaaggggttttttgacttgcgaagtgggggggggggcggaatgatacttccgcccctccacttttttcacggggggggggctggcgccccagccccccggttcctacgcccttgttttaGCCAACCACTTGTTCCCAAAGAATAAAAACCTTTTATATTTAAGGTTTGTACAGAAACCAAAAGAAACCGGTTCATAATGAACTTTGCTGAAACCTAATTGGAAATAAGTCCATCAGTTAAATGTTGCTTTTCTATATGTGtgatatataaataacaaaagttCCTTTTTGCTAATTTTTTTAATAGGTTCGAAATACTCCTTTCTTCATAAATGAAGAAGTTAATTACTTGAAACATGAACACGTGACTGATTAGGTTGGTTAATTACAATCTTACTAATTGGAATTTAGAGGAACAATCGATGTAGGTTGTCAGACATAATTACATAATTGTAAGAAGTTATGTTTAGCAATAAACCGTCAGTTGCCAACTATATTGCTGtattaaaaggaaacttgtCTGACTATTTTAATCTTAGACTGTATTGATTGGTTactgattgattgatagaaTGATTGAATAATTGATGGATTGTTTGATGGATAGCAGGATGACTTTATGGATTTATAGTTGGATGGATGTGTGGATGGTTGGATAAATTCACGGctcgattgattgattgatggacGGATTAATTGAAtgatcgatgaattgaatgatATTCCACTTGATTCTTTGTGTTATCACTGGACAGATGGATGTCTTGATGGATTGACTGTGAATGAAAGTGTTTGATTGATTTGACTAATtaattgatggatggatggatgaatttCTGGATTGATTGACAGATGGGTGGCTTGAATGACTGACTGCGATTAATTTACTGCACTTTATTTATGATTGATTGAACGATCGATATGTTGCTTGATTGGTTGAAGGATTTAATTGATTGACAGATGGTTTGATTGATTTACTGCAGTTATTTGAATGCActtgattgatggatggatggatgtatgatttgattgattgattgactgatggatcgattgattgattgacgaATTTGTTTGCTTCTTAACTTATTGTTTTCTGTCTATGTTATCAAACCGTGTTCATCGTTGTGTTATTCATGACATTCAATATCCCTTTCCTACTTTCTTCCTTCTATTTAGCTTGCTCTGAAGGCCAAATTGGAAAAGATTGTTCATTTGAGTGCAGTGATGTATTTCCAGGGagtgattgcagtaacattttgATCTGTAAACCCGGCAAGGTCGGGTGTAAATGTTATCCAGGATTACAAGCTCCTGATTGCATTAAGCGTAAGTCTTAACATCTTATAAAGCAGAGACTGGAGCGCTGCAAACAAATGTgtcattccccctcccccaatgtgccacccctcccccaatgtGTTTTAATAACCAAACATTAGAATGCTGTCCGCTATTTTTATCCTTCGAGTATCTTTTAGCCAACCACTTGTTCCCAAAGAATAATAACCTTTTATAGTTTAGgtttgttcaaacaaatgtgTCATTCCCCCTCGACCAATgtgccaccccctcccccaatgtgttccccccaccccccacacgaAACGTATACCAGTACTATATCGTTGGggatttttcttcctttcttagAGGGTAACATAATATTTTAGATTTATAGAAAATGCAAGGCGCATTACAATAATTTCCttgtcaacgataacctgtcaaacatagaaaCAGTCCTTCcccatggcagcagctaaacagcgccctgACAGTTGATCTCACAGGTCCCCGGCtttacacctgggtgaagagaggcaatggagataaagtgcgtcgcccaaggacacaacgtaatgatctggccaggactcgaacctgcaagccttagatcacaaaTCGACTGCGTCAACCACTTTACCGCAACACTCCCTCAAATATCGCCTTCATACGACTCCTCCTTCACtataatatgattttttttctgatgtATATTAATGATAATACATTGCAAGAGGTTGAAACCAAATCATGAAAGACATCGTTGTATAATAATGCTAGGTACTCAGACAAATTCGATCGACATGATATctgtcataattttttttttgtacaacaTAACGATTCGCTTAAATGGTATATGCGTCTGAACCAACTTGTACCCAAAATTCTCGGTCGTTATAAGTATCACAATACACCTATTATGAAAAGAAGGGTGGGATATACGAAAAACACTACCAtctcaaataacaaaataagtgCAGTCTAATACCGATACTGTTTGCTTTTTTGGGTATTTATTATtggtatttatttctttttacatcAAACAAGGATATGTTGTACATTGTGAAACAGTGTTACTCTACAGAACTGTAAATAGAAACACTACAGATAACAGAGTTTTCAACCTTGTTTCATATCGTTTTCCTTTCAGCTTGTGACGCAGGATTTTGGGGTTCTAATTGCCAGAGAACGTGTACTGCTCCTTGCAATCCCCGCACGGGGCTGTAGTCGCCATCTTCAGGGTAAGACTTCTACATTTTGTTTCGCATACATGGTTGTTTTCGACAGATCAAGTGCGATGTCCACTTCGACATTGTATGCAAGGTTACTATGATCCCCTGCATCACTGCTACGTCACTGGTCATAAATCCTATCTAGATCGTGTTAAGGATATGTACGTCAATGACGTCACATCGCTGGTTACAGACTCCGGATCAGTGATGCAGCAGGACTACGTCTATATCAATCTTGTATTATTCGATTGGTAGAAACAGATTAGGAGACAGAAGGTTTAACCGTTAATATTGGTCTATATATGTCATAAAGAACATCAAAGGTTTACAAAGCTGCTAAAACACGATGATTTAAAAGCTAGACTTTGTCATCTCTGGATAGGATGAAGATTATTATCTGttttagatataaatataaatgtatatatacatatatatatatatatatatatatatatatatatatatatatatatatatacatatatatatatattaattgatatatatatatatattaattgatatatatatatatatatttattgatatatatatatatatatatatatatatatagatatagatatagatatagatatatatatatatatatatatatatatatatataaataaatatatatatatatatatatatatatatatatatcaattaatatatatatatatatatataaataatagtTTATGAAACCTTTTACTTTGGGTGGGTTTTACAGAAAACTGTGAGaaaggaggcgggggggggttGATTCCCCTGGGTCACTATACATCCCTGACCATCCCTGCTCTATATCCATCATAAAATACTACTTTTAGTAGAGGGTACATCGGTCCAAATTCAGAAATGTTTCCATTTTACCTATACAGATTTGTTGGTGATAGATACGCTATTTGGTAACAATGCCTTTCTCTGcctctctctctattttaaTTTAGACCAAATCGAACCGACTTGTGACCGTTCAACGATTACCATGATAACCGGATTTGACTGCGATTTCTGACCGAATATTTGTATTCGTATAAAGTAACTAAGGGTGTCGGTTATTATGTTTTAAAAAGTACAACTATAATCGGAGTTTCacgtgtattttttttttattt from Apostichopus japonicus isolate 1M-3 chromosome 2, ASM3797524v1, whole genome shotgun sequence harbors:
- the LOC139979066 gene encoding uncharacterized protein isoform X1; translation: MATLGLVLVFAFIAGISGQPSPLPNIIYYDVGTGIYNTDAALDETLVIPVDSVDRKSCFDGTDFYYTAGSSVFKIGETPPFYTIPDGRSLKSIACRCNLLAVSLCDDSDNTFVIIITTNPVEDVIDLTFGVEGRAAIEFSTEGDCYFIVCTILKTRIYNCNDLAGDPMHMTAITLQRQPRCIACHQDGPDVYIFVTFDGQTNVQLLHWDGTNPITESSISVFTDQGIAPQAARVYCVDVADDYVYFLIATDTGNDNTQYELSRYPIGPWLAGTQNERDDIMPLETGNDGDLSGCVNGLSVCGSACQDPCDSAACGCSAGPPACGFCFDDAGGGTCQCENSAAPNCADPDPEGECRVAIPRIDACCLVKNPLALRRSGGDVCVVGVTTLAGTIDVDRAARTGRWLKLPIHTVKSNAVSSPYYDGFSAAVPPKARGRRFGVYRAYFDPDDDSKLEEWIPCIATENSGFVNTLHTYTISQNTSVSLGAELSTNLVRFEPSLRWRCTTFGGHVPNDPVPVPSCDGKLYCPVSGSEQSDSIYEVYRPGREKRTWHPLFYLFVRSCNDGLFGADCALTCGTCVNGVCDDVNGLCNCYPGFTGDTCEDACSEGQIGKDCSFECSDVFPGSDCSNILICKPGKVGCKCYPGLQAPDCIKPCDAGFWGSNCQRTCTAPCNPRTGL
- the LOC139979066 gene encoding uncharacterized protein isoform X2, giving the protein MATLSLVLVFAFIAGISGQPSPLPNIIYYDVGTGIYNTDAALDETLVIPVDSVDRKSCFDGTDFYYTAGSSVFKIGETPPFYTIPDGRSLKSIACRCNLLAVSLCDDSDNTFVIIITTNPVEDVIDLTFGVEGRAAIEFSTEGDCYFIVCTILKTRIYNCNDLAGDPMHMTAITLQRQPRCIACHQDGPDVYIFVTFDGQTNVQLLHWDGTNPITESSISVFTDQGIAPQAARVYCVDVADDYVYFLIATDTGNDNTQYELSRYPIGPWLAGTQNERDDIMPLETGNDGDLSGCVNGLSVCGSACQDPCDSAACGCSAGPPACGFCFDDAGGGTCQCENSAAPNCADPDPEGECRVAIPRIDACCLVKNPLALRRSGGDVCVVGVTTLAGTIDVDRAARTGRWLKLPIHTVKSNAVSSPYYDGFSAAVPPKARGRRFGVYRAYFDPDDDSKLEEWIPCIATENSGFVNTLHTYTISQNTSVSLGAELSTNLVRFEPSLRWRCTTFGGHVPNDPVPVPSCDGKLYCPVSGSEQSDSIYEVYRPGREKRTWHPLFYLFVRSCNDGLFGADCALTCGTCVNGVCDDVNGLCNCYPGFTGDTCEDACSEGQIGKDCSFECSDVFPGSDCSNILICKPGKVGCKCYPGLQAPDCIKPCDAGFWGSNCQRTCTAPCNPRTGL